DNA sequence from the Trichocoleus desertorum ATA4-8-CV12 genome:
AGGAACTGCCGCTTCTCCCCTAGCCAGTTCATCAAACGCGGCCACCTCGTCGGGTTGTCCCACAATTAAGAGGCGATCGCCCTGCTCTAGAATTGTCTGCGCGTCTGGATAATCCACTTCGTTGCCACCTGCGCGGCGAATTGCCATCAAACTGACACCTGTAAGGCGGCGCAAATCTGTTTCTTCCAAGGTCATTCCCAGCAGTGGGGAATGTTCTGGCAAGCCATACCACTTGCTGTTCATATCCTGAGCGGCCACTCGCAGTTCCCGCGCAATTTGGTTGGCTGTCTGCTCCGGGCGCAGTTCATAGTAATGGCTGTTCCGAATTTGCTGCACCTCCAACTGAATGCTAGAGAGAGGAGCGCCCATACTCGTGAGCAAGTGAGTCGAGAGTTCTAGGCTGGCTTCAAATTCTGGTTGCACGACTTCACGGGCACCCAGTTGGTAGAGCAATTCAATATCTTTATCTTTATTTGCTCGCACCACCACATCCAAATCGGGCGCAATTTCTAGAGAGCGTTTGAGGGATAACCGAGTACTCATGGGGTCGGGTAGCGCGATCGCCATGCCCTGCGCTTTATCCACGCCTGCCTTTTCCAGCACATGCAAACTGCCCGCATTGCCATAGACATAGGGAATATCAGCGTCTCGGAGTTGCTGGATTCTTTGCTCCGACTGCTCAATCACCAGCACTGGATATTGGTGCTCCTGCAACAGCTTCACAATGTTGCGTCCCACTCGGCCATAGCCACAGACCACCACATGATTTTGCAGAGGCACCTCTTCGGAAGCAGCTAATGGTAAATCAGTGCGATCGAGATATCGCTTGAGCCAAGGCCAAGATTCAGCCCAAATAAATAATTGCGGTACCAACCGCAATAAGAAGGGAGTCACTACCAGGGTGACTGCTGTAGTCCCCAGAATCAGCAAGTAAACGCGCCGAGACACTAGCCCCAAGGCTTGCCCTTCACTCGCCAGTACGAAAGAAAACTCGCCAATTTGCGCCAAGCCAAACCCAGCAATCAAGGCTGTCTTCAGTGGGTAGCGAAATAGAGTCACTAAGGGCGTGATGATCAGGAACTTACCGACCAAAACCAATGCGACCAAGCCCAGAATCAGTTCCCAATTGTTCCAAAGAAACACGGGGTCGATTAGCATGCCGATCGCGGCAAAAAACAAGCTAGCAAAAATATCGCGCAGCGGTTCTACATAGGTCAGCGTCTGGTCAGCGTACTCCACCTCCGAAATCATCAGCCCCGCTACAAAGGCTCCCATTTCAATCGAAAGCCCCAAATGCTCCGTCAGCAGGGCAATTCCTAAGCAAAGTGCCACCACACCCAGCAAGAACAACTCACGGCTCTCGGTGCGGGCTAGCAACCGCAATAGAGGCGGAATAATCCAGATACCAACCGCCACTGCTCCTGCCGCAAATAAACCAATTCGTAGTAAGGCCCAGCCGACGGCAATTCCGATCGCTTCGGCAGGCTGATCGAGAGCAGGTAACACGGCTAGCATCAAACCTAGTGCTAAGTCCTGAACCACCAAAATCCCCAGCATTACTTTGCCATGAGGGGTTTCAGTTTCGTTGCGCTCCATCAAACACTTGAGCACCACCGCCGTAGACGACAAAGACAGGATGGCTCCCAAGAAGACGCCTTGAGCGGGGGAAGTCACCCAACCCATCGTGACCGAGGCGATCGCTGTCACCAAAATCGTCAGGGCAATTTGCAACCCGCCACCGCCCAAACTGATCGCTTGGACTTTCTTTAGCTCAGAAAATGAGAACTCGACCCCTAGGGCAAATAGTAAAAAGGCCACCCCAAACTGGGCCAAAGTTTCCACTTGTACGAGTTCCTTAATCAGTCCTAAACCTGCGGGCCCGATGATCACTCCACCCATTAGGTAGCCCAGCAATGGAGGCTGCCGGAGTAAAGCGGCAATCAGCCCTCCTGAGGCAGCCGCAGCCAAAACAGTTACCAGATCGACGATCAGCCTAAAGTCTTCTTGCACAGGTTTTTAAATAATGAGAGAAATATTAAGGTATACAAACTTCAGAATAAGAGGTTTTTACGACTCTGGGGAGAGTACAGCTTAAGTTGGGCTAGGAAAGCGCCGCGATCGCACTGTTAATTTACTTCCACCAACCTTCTTCCACATGAACCTGAGAGTGATTGACGCTGAGGAAGTTACTCCTCTAAAATTTTTCCCGAAATGGCTGGGCAGACTTGGAAACAGATACAAGAGATGATGAGTCTAAGTCTGACAGTCGTCGTGAAGGACATCTTGAGATCGTGATCGCTTCCTCTCCCTCCCGCTGCTTTGGCAATTGGTTACTTAAGCTCGTACTAGCACCGCTCGGTGTGGCAACTGGAGCGATCGCCTCGATTACTCCAGCGCAAGCTCTACAAGTACAAATTACACCTACATCACCGCAGCTAGGCGACACAATTTCTGTGGTAGTGCGGCAAGATAATCCTGCTGTGAGTAGCAGCCCTAGAGTGACTTTAGGGAACCAAACCTTTGACACTTACTTGATCGGCCCCAATCGATTTCGGGCTTTATTGCCAACGACTCCACTGAACAAATCTGGCACCCTAAACATTCAGGTTGCAGGAGAGGGGCAGGTGAAAAATTTGGCTGTCCGGTTGCGCGATCGCGCTTTCCCCACTCAAAGAATCTGGTTACCACCCGGTAAAGACGAGGACATTAGCGATGCCGAATTTAATCGAGTGGATGCCTTTAAGCAATTAGTCACACCCCAGAAATTCTGGAACGGCCCTTTTTTGCGGCCTAATCAAGGAGAAATTACGACCATTTACGGCATTCGGCGCTACTACAACGGAGTATTTGCCAACGATTATTACCATTCAGGGGTAGATTATGCGGGCACAACAGGTTCTCCTGTCGTTGCAGCAGCAGCGGGACGAGTGGCTCTGGTAGGTCGTGAGTCTCAAGGGTTTAAGATTAATGGCAATGTGGTAGGACTAGACCACGGCCAAGGAGTACAAACGATTTACTTACACCTCAGCCGCATTAACGTGAAAGAGGGTGATATGGTCCGGGCAGGACAAGTAATTGGGGCAGTTGGTTCTAGTGGAGCTTCAACCGGGCCACATTTGCACTGGGGCTTGTATGTGCAAGGAAAGGCTGTGGACCCAGTACCTTGGCGTTATCAAGGACTGGAATAATCTTAGGGAAGAGTTTCGGTAAATTTCGTCTAACAGTACGATTCTGGGGCAAACTAAAGCAAGATGCTTGCAGCAAGGTTGCCCATTTATAAAATGGTGGCGGGGAACAAAGAGGCGTATGAGTATTGAGAAAATTGTAGAGCAGGCCTTGCAGGACGGTTACCTCACACCAGCCATGGAAGCTGAGGTGGGGCGCATCTGTGACACGGCTTCCGAGTTATCGATTGAGGAATATATGGCCCTCGATCGCTTAATGGGGGCGTTACTCACGGGTGAAGTTGTGGCTGTACCCCGAAAGCAGTTCATTAACGTGATGGAAGAGTTGGTGCTGACGGAAGCGATCGCTCGGGTCGCCGAAATTGAAGCGACCAGTGATTGCACGCTAGATTTGGGTGATATTGCCGCCTACGCCTTAAACCGCCTACCACCCCTTTACGCCACCACCGAAGAAGGAGCCAACTATCAACGGAGTCGAGCCAAAGAAGAACTGCATGGTTTGATTGCGCAACAGGTGAGTGAAGCGATCGCCCGAAACCTAGACCGACCAGAATTCTTCCCTGAACGACAAGCGATCGGTAAAAACTCTGGCGATGAAGTGTTAACCCAAGTCAGCACGCTACTACAGGTTTACGCACCCAAGTTTGAGCCCCATCCTTCGGATAGTTAAGGTCTACCTTAAGGCTGCACTAGGCTTAAAGCTTCACTATGACTGGCGTTCCTTCTGCAACTTGTTGGTAGAGCGCCACAATATCTTGATTCCGCATGCGCACACAGCCGTGAGAGACCGCCTGACCAATTAACTCTTCCTGATTCGTACCGTGGAAGCCAATTTGGTTGTAGCCATCAGACCAAAAACCGATCCAGCGCAGTCCCAAAGGGCTATCAGGCCCGGCGGTGATGAGCTGATCGGTAATTGGGTGCTGCCAAACTGGATTAGTTTGCATCTGGGTAATTTCAAAAGTGCCTGTGGGTGTTTCCCAGCCTGATTGACCAATTGCAACTGGGTAACTCACTTGCAACTTTTGGCTGCGGT
Encoded proteins:
- a CDS encoding late competence development ComFB family protein, translated to MSIEKIVEQALQDGYLTPAMEAEVGRICDTASELSIEEYMALDRLMGALLTGEVVAVPRKQFINVMEELVLTEAIARVAEIEATSDCTLDLGDIAAYALNRLPPLYATTEEGANYQRSRAKEELHGLIAQQVSEAIARNLDRPEFFPERQAIGKNSGDEVLTQVSTLLQVYAPKFEPHPSDS
- a CDS encoding M23 family metallopeptidase; amino-acid sequence: MASSPSRCFGNWLLKLVLAPLGVATGAIASITPAQALQVQITPTSPQLGDTISVVVRQDNPAVSSSPRVTLGNQTFDTYLIGPNRFRALLPTTPLNKSGTLNIQVAGEGQVKNLAVRLRDRAFPTQRIWLPPGKDEDISDAEFNRVDAFKQLVTPQKFWNGPFLRPNQGEITTIYGIRRYYNGVFANDYYHSGVDYAGTTGSPVVAAAAGRVALVGRESQGFKINGNVVGLDHGQGVQTIYLHLSRINVKEGDMVRAGQVIGAVGSSGASTGPHLHWGLYVQGKAVDPVPWRYQGLE
- a CDS encoding cation:proton antiporter, with protein sequence MQEDFRLIVDLVTVLAAAASGGLIAALLRQPPLLGYLMGGVIIGPAGLGLIKELVQVETLAQFGVAFLLFALGVEFSFSELKKVQAISLGGGGLQIALTILVTAIASVTMGWVTSPAQGVFLGAILSLSSTAVVLKCLMERNETETPHGKVMLGILVVQDLALGLMLAVLPALDQPAEAIGIAVGWALLRIGLFAAGAVAVGIWIIPPLLRLLARTESRELFLLGVVALCLGIALLTEHLGLSIEMGAFVAGLMISEVEYADQTLTYVEPLRDIFASLFFAAIGMLIDPVFLWNNWELILGLVALVLVGKFLIITPLVTLFRYPLKTALIAGFGLAQIGEFSFVLASEGQALGLVSRRVYLLILGTTAVTLVVTPFLLRLVPQLFIWAESWPWLKRYLDRTDLPLAASEEVPLQNHVVVCGYGRVGRNIVKLLQEHQYPVLVIEQSEQRIQQLRDADIPYVYGNAGSLHVLEKAGVDKAQGMAIALPDPMSTRLSLKRSLEIAPDLDVVVRANKDKDIELLYQLGAREVVQPEFEASLELSTHLLTSMGAPLSSIQLEVQQIRNSHYYELRPEQTANQIARELRVAAQDMNSKWYGLPEHSPLLGMTLEETDLRRLTGVSLMAIRRAGGNEVDYPDAQTILEQGDRLLIVGQPDEVAAFDELARGEAAVPKESSSCQWLMVPVDSPVAGQTLAELDLRRQYDVQVQAIRREGRFIRFPNGDTDVLGGDRLLLCGNRETLVQVRQWIAPPLQLPLLQIPVIKVNASETLQEFLPPDSLREL
- a CDS encoding L,D-transpeptidase, yielding MVRNESITRSFMLLCLGAAFLTLVVRSQTKAASVTPQQPAIRLPLQPVKSASASAKPKPMTPAQAQTRLVVDLSDRKVSIYRSQKLQVSYPVAIGQSGWETPTGTFEITQMQTNPVWQHPITDQLITAGPDSPLGLRWIGFWSDGYNQIGFHGTNQEELIGQAVSHGCVRMRNQDIVALYQQVAEGTPVIVKL